The DNA region atttaaaaagtctgtttattgattataattaagcaTGAAtctacttattaattttaggaaGGAAAAAGTCAATGACAAAACATTCAGGTATTTGTAacgaaattacatatatatatatatatatatatatatatatatatatatatatatataaatattataacttataaGAGCTGTTTCATAGAACTTCCGCAACATCTCTCAAATCAgagtaagtttaaaaaaaaatatttatttaatattattgtaattaaaaaacaggAATGGCGACGTTAATtacgaaataaaaaagagaaagaaaaaaatgtaagcAAAATGTTGATGTTGATCTCGTCATTATaggtttattaaaatggttttatttttaggtcaCTTATTTTCAACGACGATATCGAATTTGAGTAATTAGATCCTATTGAAGACACACTTATTTCTATGTTTCTATTCTGGATGATGTTTCAGTGACAATTtggatacaatatataaaagtgaTGAAAACCTTTATACCGAAGATGCCAGTGTTATGCATTACGCAGAagtttctcaagaaaaattctaCTTAGATGATGATtcccataaaaatttaaaccaaaaagaatattttgatatttttagggAGAATGTTTCGAATGCGAATGTTACTTTTAACGGTCATAATAATCGGgcgaatttatgtaaaaatgaaatttgtaagGTGAAGACTAGCTGTCGCAAGTCCAACAGTTGTGGAAGAAGAAGTTGCAGTTTTAAAGACGCAAATAATTTCTTGATtaagtaagtaattaatatctgTCAATTCATAAAACAGCATTTGATATAAACCTGTTTAAGGGAGACTGTAGAGAACACAAGTCAAACTGGACACTCCGATACTACAAAgtataactttattatatttttgtatttcgaTTTATGTCTTCCAATGCATTGTTTTTCCAGGAAACATTGTGCCAAAGCATCGGATAATACCTGTCTCAAATATTTTCCGAAagagtaaataattttcctaAAGAGTACAAAACTTagttattacttatttaagaTTTCAGGTTGAAGCACATTGGCGATTCCAGCGTACAGacgttgtaataattttttttttgttcgtttttgattctttactcGTTTGAATTTTTCAGGCCATTTCGCGAGGATAAAGGCATAAGCCCAATTGAAGATATGACAGAAATGTATGgatcacaatatttttaatattgctcttattaactaattatgtttaggattaaaaaacaaattatagatACAGACATTTTGattgaatctgaaaaatctaaaaaagatcgaaatactatatattttcACGAATTGTTCCCAAAGTAAGATAATCGATTTTTTTGTTGGttatgaatatttagattaggttgtcaataatataaaaattttagtgatAAGAAAAGCGTCACGGACAACGAAACATCAACTGAAtatgaaaagtaatttattatcttacaattttgttttatttttaattgctattgtttattaattactttacgttattttatttgtagaccttataaaattaatttagcctCAAGATCTATCGATGACTTGACAATAAGGtaagaacaaataaatgttgttaCCACTCTGTATAACATTATAACTTTCAGGATTTGTAAACAATATGTAGATTATGACACATTatctaaatttgttgaattcaaagggtaattattattattgcgttaatcaattattattgtttttaatcatttgACCAGATTGAAAAGACATAAAGGCACAAATTCTACTGAAAAAATAGGACGAAAGTAAGAATATACGTATATATTTCATTGGTTGATCAATAATTTTCAGGATTTGCCAGTGCTTTAAGAAAAACGCAAATCCAACAGAATCTGCTACCTCAACTTCAATTGAAGCTACAACTGAAACTTCGGTTGAGGTTACAACTGAGACtgagtaataaatttgattatatcaTACGTTCGTTAtttctaatcattttttattattcagaacATTTGAAAAAGATGAAGGCACAGCAATGTATTGGAAGAATAAATAACTGatatttcaagtaattttaataaataattttcagcaTTTGTGAAGATGTTCCTAAGCCTGAAGAGATTATCGAAGACGATGAAGAGTAAGATATCTTAGTAACGTTAACATGATTTCCTTATACTTtccttattaatttagaacacttgaagaagaaaaaaaagagGAAGAAGACGTGCCTCaggagtaattaaattattatcttgtATACCGCcagtgataaataatttttagagtcGAGCAAAGCTATACTACTACCGTAACTTGCCCAGTATCTGGAAAGTCATGTGAAATAACTAAGAAGtaagaataataaacatttaattaacatattcacAATTTGGTTTCCATTTAAACAGTACAAATTCAGATTTTCTATCACGGTAAGTATtactctttattatttattatgatttgttattaactaatgaaaaaaatttagggATACTCGTATTATAACTTGTCATTTAACCGGAAAGACATTTGAAATAGATGAAAAGtaagaaaaaaaacaatgattttattatatgttggtTATGACGGTAACACTGAGTGATTTTAGAATGTatgaagaaaaatatcaatCCGAAATTGCAATTGACGACATCCGCTTaaagtaagaaaaaatattttacaacgtctcaattgaaagtaaaataaattttagaggtAACGAAAAGGCTACAAACACACGTGAAATAAATCGGAAGTAAGATAGTGATAACTTAATAATACAACATTTTCTCAATTTAAACTACCATTTAAACAGGACATTTGAAGGTCAAGTTATAAAGTCAGATTCTCCATCCCAGTAAGAAAAAgacagtttataattattgtaagcaaccattaatgaaaaatttttaggGCTTCTCGCATGATAGCTGAACAGAAATTTGATATAACTCGAGAGTAAGAATTATAAGTTGATTATTCACTGTAACACCGACTTATTTTAGAACATATGAAGTAAAAGATCAGATCACAAATGTTATTGACGATTTATATGTGgagtaagaaaaattattttacatatctcAAGTTAatgttgattaattattagggATAATCAAAAGTCTACAATCACCGTAACTAGTCCAGTTTCTGGAAAATTTTGTCAAACGTATgtcaaaataatgtatttaaaacgaTTGATTTCCTTGTCGTTTACCAGATTCTATTCTTTCAGGTCTTCAGGTAGAATGGATCAAGGTACAGAAGTAATAGACGACGGCTTatcaaaaaagtaaaacattatttcttcACTAAGttcttttttaacaaacaatttattacagGAATAATCGATGGCCTTGTTCTATTTATCGAAGGACATTTCAAATGAAGCAAaagtaattagttaaaaaataattttttcttttcatttatttgaattaattagtaaactcTTGGCGAATGAAAAAACAAGAATCACAAATATCATACAAGATTTTCCTCCacagtaaaaaaaatcatattcaaacatttattaaacaataatttttaggaaGGGTGAAGTATCCAGCAACATAGAAACTTCAACTGAAATTGAAatgtaattgtattttttcctTTCTGTGTTTTcctgttaaatattgaatgttttaGACTGCCTAAAAAAGATAAGTGCACGATGTACTATGGCAAAAGATTACAGGAGTATGCAAATCAGCACATTttctaaacatattttataatatttttgttacagaAATTTCGGAATGCAAACATCCTTggtgtaatatataaatttgcttagtatattattattatttttatcattgttcATGCGTCTTTCTTTCAcagcataaaaaataatatcggCATTAATTGTATCAACGATTGGAAGCCGAAGTAATTACTCTCGTTTCTTTTACTTGCATGATAATTAtgactgttttaaaatttctagaagTCGCCAATGCATTTTGAACCTCACGGGCTCTCTTCAGTCGGCCGTTGCACAGTaatgatcaaaatatttttattaacttgttttatttgtttaatttttcatcatttcaGGAGGGATTTGATGGATCGAAGTTCGAAAATGTGCCATCcgcataaaaattgtttgtaagttccaaaaatttttattcatatgaaAATAACAACTGGAATTACGAatgattttaatcatttttccatttttaacagatatCGTCAACATTGTTCGATTTATTCAAGTCAACTACgcctgtaaatatattttttgtaatttatgtttcattTCATTCACTTATATTGTTTCAGAtcgaagaaatattaattgggACAActaaaacaaagtaatttgTTCGATcgcttttatttgttgtttattcatttaatttttcagatatGCAGTGAAACTAGCCTAACAACTAACAATGGAATGTCAATTAAACGTCAGATCAAATAAAAACACTGTCATTACCTTTGAATTTATGTTACTCATTATGTTAAGTAAGAAAATTCTCAAGTGCAATTGaacgattattaatttacaatctgcagttcaaaattaagtaatgAAGTCGCATTTGGATATCGAACATTCGCacgagataaattatattcgaATTCAAATCACCCAATAAccaccaaaaaattaaataatgaattacgAGTAAGTAGTTTCAAGAAGGAAAATAAGTTCTGTGTTTTCTTTTCAGTAGTGAAATTGACCAaccgataaaattaaaatcgtgtTTCTCGCGGAAAAAGTGCAACAAATCGATCAACTGCGGCCCGACGCGATGCAGATTTTCACGGGATTACCAGTacgttgatttttaataacggAAACGATTTAATTgatacaaacaaacaaacaaacaaacaaacaaacaaacaaacaaacaaacaaacaaacaaacaaacaaacaaacaaacaaacaaacaaacaaacaaacaaacaataaataatcgattCTATTGATTCGTTTCAGAGAGGAGGAAGACTTTGTCGAGGATTTCGGGTGTGTATTTCATTTAATCGTACACGTAAGTACGTAGTTATGCATGCATTTTCAAGTCGCATATATGTCTTTCAGGATGCCAAGGTCCGTTTCTTATGTGCGAAGTGAAAAAGGTTCACAAACGAGGTGAACTCATTTTTATGGGGCAATGTCCACTATTTTTTGTACTTGTTTGTGTTGCAGAGACTTGCAAAATGATAAGAGCACAATTTTTCCTGGTGGTTCGCAAAGGTACCCATTTACTTTCTATTCATTTTTCTCACATCCAACCGagtttgttttatgtttagaTCAATCAGAGATAACAGAAGAAGTACGATGAGCATTTcccaaaagtaatttatttccttTGTGTCGTCAttgtattctattttatttatttattttttaatttataggcGACAAAGACAAAGTATTGTTGCCAATGATCCGTAAGAACtttctttctttatttatcatattttgatGTCAAATGAATG from Aethina tumida isolate Nest 87 chromosome 1, icAetTumi1.1, whole genome shotgun sequence includes:
- the LOC109596978 gene encoding uncharacterized protein LOC109596978 translates to MKQRGTKTSIVHIFQKGTLSHRLTQKWRKQARPLDRENHRAPGNRNSFVAGEMSHYEQDKDNDNVGKKQSNPVSERVSFIMKEKVNDKTFRTSATSLKSENGDVNYEIKKRKKKMSLIFNDDIEFDDNLDTIYKSDENLYTEDASVMHYAEVSQEKFYLDDDSHKNLNQKEYFDIFRENVSNANVTFNGHNNRANLCKNEICKVKTSCRKSNSCGRRSCSFKDANNFLIKETVENTSQTGHSDTTKKHCAKASDNTCLKYFPKELKHIGDSSVQTLPFREDKGISPIEDMTEMIKKQIIDTDILIESEKSKKDRNTIYFHELFPNDKKSVTDNETSTEYEKPYKINLASRSIDDLTIRICKQYVDYDTLSKFVEFKGLKRHKGTNSTEKIGRKICQCFKKNANPTESATSTSIEATTETSVEVTTETETFEKDEGTAIICEDVPKPEEIIEDDEETLEEEKKEEEDVPQEVEQSYTTTVTCPVSGKSCEITKNTNSDFLSRDTRIITCHLTGKTFEIDEKMYEEKYQSEIAIDDIRLKGNEKATNTREINRKTFEGQVIKSDSPSQASRMIAEQKFDITRETYEVKDQITNVIDDLYVEDNQKSTITVTSPVSGKFCQTSSGRMDQGTEVIDDGLSKKNNRWPCSIYRRTFQMKQKKGEVSSNIETSTEIEILPKKDKCTMYYGKRLQENFGMQTSLVIKNNIGINCINDWKPKSRQCILNLTGSLQSAVAQRDLMDRSSKMCHPHKNCLYRQHCSIYSSQLRLSKKY